The proteins below come from a single Podarcis muralis chromosome 8, rPodMur119.hap1.1, whole genome shotgun sequence genomic window:
- the LOC144328799 gene encoding uncharacterized protein LOC144328799 has protein sequence MAGDPAALSRFAADMDGFLQRCTTRPAEPPRSRRSAVVPYPVSPSSSEDGREGSCSGGLLGEPQSTQSSDLPLVQGHSRRAGRSTRRASGRRAPSASSTRRGTPARHSADTPSSSGLSRVVSPQPVPGPSQPTRDSDSSIEDSLPVPARKSSGGKRHRRRSSRRRAKRRRDDSSSSYTGTEAVRIWMVGHSIVHWAGVAARRSGVGPGLGLPPHIRLSWLSRRGMRWSELLPLIRRQLLLEGPPSAIVIQLGENDLVSMDCFYLRAAILNDLGTLRAMVPSAKLFWSKLLQRRVWQGSRCPVATERARKRINSAVSRKVVELGGDVIFHPQIAAREPSFFRDDGVHLSASGNEVWIGAVVAKLRSWLGL, from the exons ATGGCCGGCGATCCAGCCGCTTTGTCTCGCTTCGCGGCTGATATGGACGGTTTTCTTCAACGTTGTACCACACGGCCGGCCGAGCCTCCAAGGTCGCGTCGTTCAGCAGTGGTGCCTTATCCGGTCTCACCGTCATCTAGCGAAGATGGGAGAGAGGGGTCATGCTCTGGGGGTTTGCTGGGGGAACCCCAGTCTACCCAGTCTTCTGACTTACCTTTGGTTCAGGGTCATTCCCGAAGGGCAGGTCGATCTACCAGGAGGGCATCAGGGAGAAGGGCCCCTTCGGCTTCCTCCACCCGACGGGGTACCCCTGCTCGGCATTCAGCAGATACGCCATCGAGTTCTGGTCTCTCACGTGTTGTTTCTCCGCAGCCAGTACCAGGTCCCTCGCAGCCAACCCGTGATTCTGACTCTTCTATCGAAGACAGCTTACCTGTTCCTGCCAGGAAGTCTTCGGGCGGAAAGCGTCACCGCAGGAGATCTTCGCGGAGGCGTGCAAAGCGGAGGAGGGATGATTCTTCTTCCTCTTATACCG GTACAGAGGCTGTCCGCATCtggatggtggggcacagcatcgTCCATTGGGCCGGAGTTGCAGCACGACGGTCGGGAGTGGGTCCAGGTCTTGGCCTTCCACCGCATATTCGGTTGTCTTGGCTGTCCAGGCGAGGGATGCGCTGGTCGGAGCTTCTGCCGCTGATCCGGAGGCAGTTGCTGCTGGAAGGGCCGCCATCAGCCATTGTGATACAACTGGGAGAGAACGACCTGGTCTCTATGGACTGTTTTTATTTGCGTGCTGCAATTTTGAATGACTTGGGGACGCTGAGGGCAATGGTGCCATCAGCAAAACTTTTTTGGTCGAAACTTTTGCAACGGCGTGTGTGGCAGGGCAGTCGTTGCCCAGTCGCCACGGAGAGGGCAAGGAAACGCATTAACTCCGCCGTTTCACGAAAGGTCGTTGAGCTGGGTGGGGACGTGATTTTTCACCCTCAGATTGCTGCTCGGGAGCCATCCTTTTTCCGAGATGATGGCGTGCACCTTTCCGCCTCTGGGAATGAGGTTTGGATAGGTGCGGTGGTGGCCAAGCTAAGGTCTTGGttggggctgtga